From the Takifugu flavidus isolate HTHZ2018 chromosome 12, ASM371156v2, whole genome shotgun sequence genome, one window contains:
- the LOC130534891 gene encoding solute carrier organic anion transporter family member 1C1-like isoform X1 translates to MAAKQECMQWNGRSDATAREPRSSPCTSLKMFLVALSFAYFAKALSGSYMKSTITQLERRFDIPSYLIGVIDGSFEIGNLLVIAFVSYFGAKLHRPKIIGVGCVLMSIGTFIIALPHFITGRYEFETSVRRGENSTQNQAPCPVGSPADLTQSGKLPDGRVRGCEGESNLSMWIYVLLGNVLRGIGETPVQPLGISYIDDFATEENAALYVGCVQTISVVGPVFGYLLGSLCAKIYVDIGFVSMDSITITPADARWVGAWWLGYLIAGVITLLSAIPFWFLPRSLLKDPEKSTAEEKRKETPLLKHNYPEEDSSFIEMAKEFLPTLRTLLGHQVYLIYLCVTIIQLNSLIGMVTYKPKYIEQHFRQSASKANFLMGVINIPAVALGIFSGGLLMKKMKLNIMEAAKFAFGTSLIGYFLSLIFFAMSCDNAKVAGVTVSYNSVETISYDKHSVFTGCNSDCFCSASDWDPICGDNGITYVSPCLAGCTSSAGSGKNTVFSNCSCIGAAGNFTASTGQCHHTDDCDRMFPYFLALSVITSFIISLGGTPGYMILIRCIKPQLKSLALGFHALATRTLAGIPAPIYFGAIIDTTCLKWGQKRCGGIGACRIYNTTAYRVAYLGLTLSLRTISFIICIPGFILLSHQLKKEERNGIHGALANRGAELEALRKDDFVISNLDHSQQTSDNSTDRETQL, encoded by the exons ATGGCTGCTAAGCAAGAATGCATGCAGTGGAATGGACGCAGTGATGCCACAGCCAGAGAGCCACGCTCCAGTCCTTGCACCAGCCTGAAG ATGTTTCTGGTGGCTTTGTCCTTTGCCTATTTTGCCAAGGCGCTGTCTGGGAGCTACATGAAGAGCACAATAACTCAGCTGGAGAGGCGCTTCGACATCCCCAGTTACCTAATAGGTGTCATTGACGGAAGCTTTGAGATAG GAAATCTGTTGGTGATTGCGTTTGTCAGTTACTTTGGAGCCAAGCTGCATCGGCCTAAGATCATTGGAGTAGGTTGTGTGCTGATGTCCATCGGCACCTTCATCATTGCTCTGCCTCACTTCATTACTGGGCG TTATGAATTTGAAACATCTGTGCGGCGGGGGGAGAACTCGACACAGAACCAAGCTCCTTGTCCAGTGGGTTCACCAGCAGACTTGACCCAAAGTGGAAAACTGCCTGATGGGCGAGTCAGAG GCTGTGAAGGAGAGTCCAACTTGTCCATGTGGATTTATGTGCTGTTGGGAAATGTTTTGCGAGGAATCGGAGAGACGCCTGTTCAGCCACTCGGCATCTCTTATATTGATGATTTTGCTACTGAGGAAAATGCAGCACTGTATGTTG GCTGTGTGCAGACCATTTCAGTGGTTGGCCCTGTTTTTGGCTACCTGTTGGGCTCCCTTTGTGCCAAAATCTATGTGGACATTGGATTTGTGTCAATGG acagcatcaccatcaccccTGCAGATGCTCGATGGGTGGGGGCATGGTGGCTAGGTTACCTCATAGCTGGGGTCATTACCCTGCTGTCTGCCATCCCATTTTGGTTCCTGCCTCGTTCTTTGCTGAAGGACCCAGAGAAGAGCACagctgaggagaaaagaaaagagacaccTCTGCTGAAGCACAATTATCCTGAAGAAGACAGTAGTTTCATTGAGATGGCCAAag AGTTCCTTCCAACCCTGAGGACTCTGCTGGGTCACCAAGTGTATCTGATCTACTTGTGTGTGACCATCATCCAGCTGAACTCTCTTATCGGCATGGTTACCTACAAGCCCAAGTACATTGAGCAGCACTTCAGACAGTCGGCCTCGAAGGCCAATTTTCTGATGG GTGTGATCAACATTCCCGCTGTGGCACTGGGAATATTTTCTGGAGGTCTcctgatgaagaagatgaaacTGAACATAATGGAGGCAGCAAAGTTTGCTTTTGGAACATCCTTAATCGGTTACTTCCTGTCACTCATCTTCTTTGCAATGAGCTGTGACAATGCTAAGGTAGCAGGGGTGACAGTTTCATACAACAG CGTGGAAACAATATCATATGACAAACACTCGGTGTTCACGGGCTGTAACTCAGACTGCTTCTGCTCAGCGAGTGACTGGGACCCCATCTGTGGAGACAACGGCATCACTTATGTTTCCCCCTGTCTCGCTGGCTGCACCAGCTCTGCAGGCTCAGGAAAAAACACT GTATTCTCTAACTGTAGCTGCATCGGTGCTGCTGGCAACTTTACGGCCAGCACAGGTCAGTGCCATCACACTGACGACTGTGACAGGATGTTCCCCTACTTCCTGGCTCTCTCAGTCATCACGTCCTTCATCATCTCCCTTGGAGGAACACCAGGCTACATGATCCTCATCAG GTGCATCAAACCACAGTTGAAATCTTTGGCACTGGGTTTCCATGCTCTAGCAACTCGCACTCTTG CAGGGATCCCAGCGCCTATCTACTTTGGAGCGATCATCGACACCACGTGTCTAAAATGGGGTCAAAAGAGGTGTGGGGGCATTGGAGCTTGTAGGATCTACAACACAACAGCGTACAG GGTGGCATATCTGGGTCTGACCCTCAGCCTGCGGACCATCTCCTTCATCATTTGCATCCCAGGTTTCATTCTGCTCAGTCATCAGTtaaagaaggaggagaggaacggAATTCATGGAGCTCTGGCCAACAGAGGCGCAgagctggaggcgctcaggAAGGACGATTTTGTGATTTCTAACTTGGATCATTCACAACAGACCTCCGACAACAgcacagacagggagacacaacTGTGA
- the LOC130534891 gene encoding solute carrier organic anion transporter family member 1C1-like isoform X2 yields MSQSGNLLVIAFVSYFGAKLHRPKIIGVGCVLMSIGTFIIALPHFITGRYEFETSVRRGENSTQNQAPCPVGSPADLTQSGKLPDGRVRGCEGESNLSMWIYVLLGNVLRGIGETPVQPLGISYIDDFATEENAALYVGCVQTISVVGPVFGYLLGSLCAKIYVDIGFVSMDSITITPADARWVGAWWLGYLIAGVITLLSAIPFWFLPRSLLKDPEKSTAEEKRKETPLLKHNYPEEDSSFIEMAKEFLPTLRTLLGHQVYLIYLCVTIIQLNSLIGMVTYKPKYIEQHFRQSASKANFLMGVINIPAVALGIFSGGLLMKKMKLNIMEAAKFAFGTSLIGYFLSLIFFAMSCDNAKVAGVTVSYNSVETISYDKHSVFTGCNSDCFCSASDWDPICGDNGITYVSPCLAGCTSSAGSGKNTVFSNCSCIGAAGNFTASTGQCHHTDDCDRMFPYFLALSVITSFIISLGGTPGYMILIRCIKPQLKSLALGFHALATRTLAGIPAPIYFGAIIDTTCLKWGQKRCGGIGACRIYNTTAYRVAYLGLTLSLRTISFIICIPGFILLSHQLKKEERNGIHGALANRGAELEALRKDDFVISNLDHSQQTSDNSTDRETQL; encoded by the exons ATGTCACAATCAG GAAATCTGTTGGTGATTGCGTTTGTCAGTTACTTTGGAGCCAAGCTGCATCGGCCTAAGATCATTGGAGTAGGTTGTGTGCTGATGTCCATCGGCACCTTCATCATTGCTCTGCCTCACTTCATTACTGGGCG TTATGAATTTGAAACATCTGTGCGGCGGGGGGAGAACTCGACACAGAACCAAGCTCCTTGTCCAGTGGGTTCACCAGCAGACTTGACCCAAAGTGGAAAACTGCCTGATGGGCGAGTCAGAG GCTGTGAAGGAGAGTCCAACTTGTCCATGTGGATTTATGTGCTGTTGGGAAATGTTTTGCGAGGAATCGGAGAGACGCCTGTTCAGCCACTCGGCATCTCTTATATTGATGATTTTGCTACTGAGGAAAATGCAGCACTGTATGTTG GCTGTGTGCAGACCATTTCAGTGGTTGGCCCTGTTTTTGGCTACCTGTTGGGCTCCCTTTGTGCCAAAATCTATGTGGACATTGGATTTGTGTCAATGG acagcatcaccatcaccccTGCAGATGCTCGATGGGTGGGGGCATGGTGGCTAGGTTACCTCATAGCTGGGGTCATTACCCTGCTGTCTGCCATCCCATTTTGGTTCCTGCCTCGTTCTTTGCTGAAGGACCCAGAGAAGAGCACagctgaggagaaaagaaaagagacaccTCTGCTGAAGCACAATTATCCTGAAGAAGACAGTAGTTTCATTGAGATGGCCAAag AGTTCCTTCCAACCCTGAGGACTCTGCTGGGTCACCAAGTGTATCTGATCTACTTGTGTGTGACCATCATCCAGCTGAACTCTCTTATCGGCATGGTTACCTACAAGCCCAAGTACATTGAGCAGCACTTCAGACAGTCGGCCTCGAAGGCCAATTTTCTGATGG GTGTGATCAACATTCCCGCTGTGGCACTGGGAATATTTTCTGGAGGTCTcctgatgaagaagatgaaacTGAACATAATGGAGGCAGCAAAGTTTGCTTTTGGAACATCCTTAATCGGTTACTTCCTGTCACTCATCTTCTTTGCAATGAGCTGTGACAATGCTAAGGTAGCAGGGGTGACAGTTTCATACAACAG CGTGGAAACAATATCATATGACAAACACTCGGTGTTCACGGGCTGTAACTCAGACTGCTTCTGCTCAGCGAGTGACTGGGACCCCATCTGTGGAGACAACGGCATCACTTATGTTTCCCCCTGTCTCGCTGGCTGCACCAGCTCTGCAGGCTCAGGAAAAAACACT GTATTCTCTAACTGTAGCTGCATCGGTGCTGCTGGCAACTTTACGGCCAGCACAGGTCAGTGCCATCACACTGACGACTGTGACAGGATGTTCCCCTACTTCCTGGCTCTCTCAGTCATCACGTCCTTCATCATCTCCCTTGGAGGAACACCAGGCTACATGATCCTCATCAG GTGCATCAAACCACAGTTGAAATCTTTGGCACTGGGTTTCCATGCTCTAGCAACTCGCACTCTTG CAGGGATCCCAGCGCCTATCTACTTTGGAGCGATCATCGACACCACGTGTCTAAAATGGGGTCAAAAGAGGTGTGGGGGCATTGGAGCTTGTAGGATCTACAACACAACAGCGTACAG GGTGGCATATCTGGGTCTGACCCTCAGCCTGCGGACCATCTCCTTCATCATTTGCATCCCAGGTTTCATTCTGCTCAGTCATCAGTtaaagaaggaggagaggaacggAATTCATGGAGCTCTGGCCAACAGAGGCGCAgagctggaggcgctcaggAAGGACGATTTTGTGATTTCTAACTTGGATCATTCACAACAGACCTCCGACAACAgcacagacagggagacacaacTGTGA
- the bcap29 gene encoding B-cell receptor-associated protein 29 isoform X1: MLLRSNSHLPKMTLQWTAVATFLYLEIGVLVILCLPFISARRWRSIFHLRIWGSLARFWNKVFLTMIIILIVLFLDAIREVRKYSVRDAGTAAKMQPNMYDHLHMKLFRAQRNLYISGFAVFLWLVMKRVVTLINQLAAASASTAAFQAQADASNKAAEKYMEDNDLLKKALMEGKGDKATAEGMELLRGEVEKLKEHVKLSEDALKASHSEADVLKKQMDGIAREYDRLLREHQELQSLQDSGNKKED, translated from the exons ATGCTTCTGCGCTCTAACAG CCATTTACCAAAGATGACGCTACAATGGACCGCTGTGGCCACTTTCCTCTATTTGGAGATTGGAGTTCTTGTCATTCTTTGTTTGCCTTTCATTTCAGCAAGAAG ATGGCGCAGTATTTTCCACCTGAGGATCTGGGGCAGTTTGGCACGGTTCTGGAATAAAGTGTTCCTCACCATGATTATAATACTTATTGTTCTTTTCCTTG ATGCAATTCGTGAAGTCAGGAAATATTCAGTCAGAGATGCTGGAACAGCTGCTAAAATGCAGCCAAACATGTACGATCATCTACACATGAAACTTTTCAGAGCACAGAGGAACCTCTACATCTCCGGATTTGCTGTCTTTCTCTGGCT GGTTATGAAGCGAGTGGTCACCTTGATTAACCAACTAGCAGCAGCGTCTGCCAGTACAGCTGCCTTTCAGGCACAAGCTGATGCCTCCAACAAGGCAGCTGAGAAGTACATGGAGGACAATGACCTGCTGAAAAAG gCTCTGATGGAGGGAAAGGGTGATAAGGCCACTGCAGAAGGCATGGAGCTgttgagaggagaggtagagaaaCTGAAAGAACATGTGAAGCTCTCAGAAGATG CCCTGAAAGCCTCCCATTCGGAGGCAGATGTCTTAAAGAAGCAGATGGACGGCATCGCCAGGGAGTACGACAGATTGCTGAGAGaacaccaggagctgcag AGTCTTCAAGATAGTGGAAATAAAAAGGAGGACTAA
- the bcap29 gene encoding B-cell receptor-associated protein 29 isoform X2: MTLQWTAVATFLYLEIGVLVILCLPFISARRWRSIFHLRIWGSLARFWNKVFLTMIIILIVLFLDAIREVRKYSVRDAGTAAKMQPNMYDHLHMKLFRAQRNLYISGFAVFLWLVMKRVVTLINQLAAASASTAAFQAQADASNKAAEKYMEDNDLLKKALMEGKGDKATAEGMELLRGEVEKLKEHVKLSEDALKASHSEADVLKKQMDGIAREYDRLLREHQELQSLQDSGNKKED; this comes from the exons ATGACGCTACAATGGACCGCTGTGGCCACTTTCCTCTATTTGGAGATTGGAGTTCTTGTCATTCTTTGTTTGCCTTTCATTTCAGCAAGAAG ATGGCGCAGTATTTTCCACCTGAGGATCTGGGGCAGTTTGGCACGGTTCTGGAATAAAGTGTTCCTCACCATGATTATAATACTTATTGTTCTTTTCCTTG ATGCAATTCGTGAAGTCAGGAAATATTCAGTCAGAGATGCTGGAACAGCTGCTAAAATGCAGCCAAACATGTACGATCATCTACACATGAAACTTTTCAGAGCACAGAGGAACCTCTACATCTCCGGATTTGCTGTCTTTCTCTGGCT GGTTATGAAGCGAGTGGTCACCTTGATTAACCAACTAGCAGCAGCGTCTGCCAGTACAGCTGCCTTTCAGGCACAAGCTGATGCCTCCAACAAGGCAGCTGAGAAGTACATGGAGGACAATGACCTGCTGAAAAAG gCTCTGATGGAGGGAAAGGGTGATAAGGCCACTGCAGAAGGCATGGAGCTgttgagaggagaggtagagaaaCTGAAAGAACATGTGAAGCTCTCAGAAGATG CCCTGAAAGCCTCCCATTCGGAGGCAGATGTCTTAAAGAAGCAGATGGACGGCATCGCCAGGGAGTACGACAGATTGCTGAGAGaacaccaggagctgcag AGTCTTCAAGATAGTGGAAATAAAAAGGAGGACTAA
- the dus4l gene encoding tRNA-dihydrouridine(20a/20b) synthase [NAD(P)+]-like gives MDLFEKGKVLKICAPMVRYSKLAFRSLVRKYHCDVCFTPMIVASDFIRSTKARDSEFTTNQQDRPLIVQFAANDAQTLADAACIVAPFSDGVDLNCGCPQRWAMSSGYGACLINKPELVKDMVTHVRNQVNNPNYTVSIKIRIHKDLRRTVDLCQKAESAGVSWITVHGRTSEERHQPVHYDAIKIIKDSVSVPVIANGDVKYLHDVQSTYQLTGVDGVMVARGLLANPAMFAGFEDTPLKCIWDWVDISIEQGTPFTCFHRHLIYMMERVSSQPERKFFNSLSSTSAVIDYLQKTYGPIHDLET, from the exons ATGGATCTGTTTGAAAAAGGCAAGGTCCTAAAAATATGTGCTCCAATGGTCCGATATTCAAA GCTTGCATTCAGGTCTTTGGTGAGGAAGTACCACTGTGATGTATGCTTCACCCCAATGATCGTTGCCTCTGATTTCATACGATCTACTAAAGCCAGAGACAGTGAATTTACCACCAATCAAC AGGATCGCCCTCTGATCGTGCAGTTTGCTGCCAATGATGCCCAGACTCTGGCTGATGCAGCCTGTATTGTTGCACCTTTCTCAGATGGAGTTGACCTCAATTGTGGCTGTCCACAAAG gtgGGCTATGTCATCTGGGTATGGTGCATGCCTCATCAACAAGCCTGAGCTTGTGAAAGACATGGTCACACATGTCAGAAACCAAGTCAACAATCCAAACTACACAGTGTCCATAAAAATAAG AATTCACAAGGACTTGCGTCGAACTGTGGATCTTTGCCAAAAAGCAGAATCGGCTGGTGTCTCGTGGATAACTGTCCATGGACGGACATCAGAGGAACGTCACCAGCCAGTTCATTACGATGCCATAAAAATTATCAAAGACAGCGTGTCTGTGCCAGTTATTGCCAATGGAGACGTAAAGTACCTCCACGATGTGCAGTCGACTTATCAGCTCACCGGGGTTGATG GGGTGATGGTCGCTAGAGGACTGTTAGCTAATCCTGCTATGTTTGCTGGCTTTGAGGACACTCCTCTAAAGTGTATATGGGACTGGGTTGATATCTCTATAGAACAGGGCACTCCATTCACCTGTTTCCATCGCCATCTCATCTACATGATGGAGAGAGTCAGCTCCCAGCCAGAAAGAAAATTTTTTAATTCTTTATCCAGTACATCAGCTGTGATAGACTATCTTCAAAAGACATATGGACCTATCCACGATCTggaaacatga
- the rflnb gene encoding refilin B isoform X1, giving the protein MVGSLNLSNACEGEPLDMMSCGAERVLDSPDSGLPPSPSPSTWLLPGTAERTGPVCEDEPRVPVLPTGSFQLLHPLSFGEGITFNPLPPKEMRYTSSVHYDSDRHFIQSVVLQPCGHGLDHCRQTIVALPHSTWRHYKTQLDFQPRHRPQNFKSTTIIYPKKTSAIYTTELSYDSHRISKRFLSSVELEATGRREVAQ; this is encoded by the exons ATGGTCGGCAGCCTGAACTTGTCAAATGCGTGTGAAGGAGAGCCACTGGATATGATGAGCTGCGGCGCTGAGAGAGTGCTTGACAGTCCGGACTCCGGGTTGCCGCCCAGCCCGAGCCCGAGCacctggctgctgccggggaCCGCGGAGAGAACCGGGCCCGTGTGTGAAGACGAGCCAAGG GTGCCAGTTTTACCCACAGGATCATTCCAGCTGCTGCATCCGCTATCGTTTGGAGAAGGCATCACATTCAATCCATTACCCCCAAAGGAAATGAG ATACACCTCGTCTGTGCATTACGATTCCGATCGGCACTTCATCCAGAGTGTGGTGCTGCAGCCGTGTGGTCACGGCCTCGATCACTGTCGGCAGACCATCGTGGCTCTACCCCACAGCACCTGGCGGCACTACAAGACTCAGCTAGATTTCCAGCCTCGGCATCGGCCGCAGAACTTCAAGAGTACAACCATCATCTACCCCAAGAAGACCAGCGCCATCTACACCACAGAGCTAAGCTATGACAGCCACCGGATATCGAAACGCTTCCTCTCCAGCGTGGAACTTGAGGCCACTGGCAGGCGAGAGGTGGCACAGTGA
- the rflnb gene encoding refilin B isoform X2 encodes MMSCGAERVLDSPDSGLPPSPSPSTWLLPGTAERTGPVCEDEPRVPVLPTGSFQLLHPLSFGEGITFNPLPPKEMRYTSSVHYDSDRHFIQSVVLQPCGHGLDHCRQTIVALPHSTWRHYKTQLDFQPRHRPQNFKSTTIIYPKKTSAIYTTELSYDSHRISKRFLSSVELEATGRREVAQ; translated from the exons ATGATGAGCTGCGGCGCTGAGAGAGTGCTTGACAGTCCGGACTCCGGGTTGCCGCCCAGCCCGAGCCCGAGCacctggctgctgccggggaCCGCGGAGAGAACCGGGCCCGTGTGTGAAGACGAGCCAAGG GTGCCAGTTTTACCCACAGGATCATTCCAGCTGCTGCATCCGCTATCGTTTGGAGAAGGCATCACATTCAATCCATTACCCCCAAAGGAAATGAG ATACACCTCGTCTGTGCATTACGATTCCGATCGGCACTTCATCCAGAGTGTGGTGCTGCAGCCGTGTGGTCACGGCCTCGATCACTGTCGGCAGACCATCGTGGCTCTACCCCACAGCACCTGGCGGCACTACAAGACTCAGCTAGATTTCCAGCCTCGGCATCGGCCGCAGAACTTCAAGAGTACAACCATCATCTACCCCAAGAAGACCAGCGCCATCTACACCACAGAGCTAAGCTATGACAGCCACCGGATATCGAAACGCTTCCTCTCCAGCGTGGAACTTGAGGCCACTGGCAGGCGAGAGGTGGCACAGTGA